Proteins from one Acidihalobacter prosperus genomic window:
- a CDS encoding ubiquinone biosynthesis accessory factor UbiJ encodes MAMLVTSLAAGLENALNLYLQADPEMAAGLDRIAGSRVALELDGTGLNLMLVPETGGRIAVHTTLGDPPDATIRATPLALLRTALSDQAAAAGSELAIEGDAEIAHRLWSVLRGIELDWEEWLSGPMGDALAHAVAERLRGLGAWGRRTRDHLAGDLGEYVTEEAGMSPARAELDDFMDAVDQLREGLDRLEARLARLESRAADGRA; translated from the coding sequence ATGGCGATGCTGGTCACCAGCCTGGCGGCGGGTCTGGAAAATGCCTTGAACCTCTATTTGCAGGCCGACCCGGAGATGGCCGCCGGTCTCGACCGGATCGCCGGCAGCCGGGTCGCGCTCGAACTGGACGGTACCGGTTTGAATCTGATGCTGGTACCCGAGACCGGCGGACGGATCGCGGTGCACACGACGCTGGGGGATCCCCCCGACGCAACCATCCGCGCCACGCCGCTGGCCCTGCTGCGCACGGCGCTGTCCGATCAGGCTGCCGCCGCCGGCAGCGAGCTGGCGATCGAGGGCGACGCGGAAATCGCGCACCGGCTCTGGTCGGTATTGCGCGGCATCGAGCTGGATTGGGAGGAATGGCTGAGCGGTCCGATGGGCGATGCGCTCGCACACGCGGTGGCCGAACGCCTGCGCGGACTGGGCGCGTGGGGACGACGCACCCGCGATCACCTTGCCGGCGATCTGGGAGAGTACGTCACCGAAGAAGCCGGGATGTCACCCGCGCGTGCGGAACTGGACGACTTCATGGATGCCGTCGACCAGCTCCGCGAAGGGCTGGACCGGCTCGAGGCCCGCCTTGCCCGACTGGAGTCACGCGCGGCCGACGGGCGCGCATGA
- the ubiE gene encoding bifunctional demethylmenaquinone methyltransferase/2-methoxy-6-polyprenyl-1,4-benzoquinol methylase UbiE produces MDQGDSKDTTHFGYQQVPVGEKARRVAEVFHSVADRYDVMNDLMSFGVHRLWKRYTVNLAAVRRGERVLDLAGGTGDLAERFSHLVGPDGEVVLADINASMLRQGRARLVDAGVAGNLRFAQVNAEALPFPDNHFNLVTIAFGLRNVTDKAAALRSMYRVLKPGGRLLVLEFSKPVLPGLGKIYDAYSFTALPLMGRMVTGDAGSYRYLAESIRMHPDQQHLREMMVEAGFERSDYYNLTGGIVAVHRGYKF; encoded by the coding sequence ATGGATCAGGGCGACAGCAAGGACACCACGCACTTCGGCTACCAGCAGGTGCCGGTGGGCGAGAAGGCGCGGCGGGTGGCGGAGGTGTTTCATTCCGTGGCCGACCGTTACGACGTGATGAACGACCTGATGTCGTTCGGCGTGCATCGCCTGTGGAAGCGCTATACGGTCAACCTGGCGGCGGTTCGGCGCGGTGAGCGCGTGCTCGATCTGGCCGGCGGCACGGGCGATCTGGCCGAGCGCTTCTCGCATCTCGTCGGACCCGACGGCGAGGTGGTGCTGGCCGACATCAACGCTTCGATGCTGCGCCAGGGCCGGGCGCGCCTGGTCGACGCGGGCGTCGCGGGCAACCTGCGTTTCGCGCAGGTCAACGCCGAGGCGCTGCCGTTCCCGGACAACCATTTCAACCTCGTCACCATCGCCTTCGGTCTTCGCAACGTCACCGACAAGGCCGCCGCGCTTCGCTCGATGTACCGCGTACTCAAACCGGGTGGACGGCTGTTGGTGCTGGAGTTCTCCAAGCCGGTGTTGCCGGGGCTGGGCAAGATTTACGACGCCTACTCCTTCACGGCCCTGCCGCTGATGGGACGTATGGTGACCGGCGACGCCGGCAGTTATCGATACCTCGCCGAGTCGATCCGCATGCACCCGGATCAGCAACACCTGCGCGAGATGATGGTCGAGGCCGGCTTCGAGCGCAGCGATTATTACAATCTCACCGGCGGCATCGTCGCCGTGCACAGAGGCTACAAGTTTTGA
- a CDS encoding gamma-butyrobetaine hydroxylase-like domain-containing protein — MSSERPTEIRLHQQSRVLELAYENGERFRLPCEYLRVFSPSAEVRGHGPGQEVLQTGKEDVNIVGIEPVGNYAVKLVFSDGHDTGIYDWRYLHRLGENQASNWQDYLDRLAAAGHRRRAGAEE, encoded by the coding sequence ATGAGCAGCGAGCGACCCACCGAAATCCGTCTGCATCAGCAATCGCGCGTGCTGGAACTGGCCTATGAAAATGGCGAGCGGTTCCGCCTGCCCTGCGAATATCTGCGCGTGTTCTCGCCATCGGCGGAGGTGCGTGGCCACGGCCCCGGCCAGGAGGTGCTGCAGACCGGCAAGGAAGACGTCAACATCGTCGGCATCGAGCCGGTGGGCAACTACGCCGTGAAGCTGGTGTTCTCCGACGGTCACGATACCGGCATCTATGACTGGCGCTATCTTCACCGACTGGGCGAGAATCAGGCATCCAACTGGCAGGATTACCTGGACCGGCTTGCGGCGGCCGGCCACCGGCGCCGCGCGGGCGCGGAGGAGTAG
- the hslU gene encoding ATP-dependent protease ATPase subunit HslU — protein MIPMTPREIVEELDKYIVGQAQAKRAVAIALRNRWRRQQLPEGLRQEVTPKNILMIGPTGVGKTEIARRLAKLANAPFIKIEATKFTEVGYVGRDVESIVRDLVDAAIKLARETEKTKVRHRAEEAAEERILDALLPRARSDFLSEPDVSSPGEGATRQKFRQRLRDGELDEREIEIELSAMGAGVEIMTPPGMEEMASQLQGLFQNLSGGRSQRRKLRIREARSLLIEEEAQRLINDEELKLQAVREVEQNGIVFLDELDKVARRGEHGGTDVSREGVQRDLLPLVEGSTVSTKYGSVRTDHILFIASGAFHLSKPSDLIPELQGRLPIRVELDALTADDFVRILTEPDASLVEQYTALLATEGLTVEFTPEAVRRIGAIAFEVNERTENIGARRLHTVMERLLEDLSYDAPDRHGEHLVIDAKDVDEALGELAVDEDLSRYIL, from the coding sequence ATGATTCCCATGACCCCGCGCGAAATCGTCGAGGAACTCGACAAATACATCGTTGGCCAGGCCCAGGCGAAGCGCGCCGTCGCGATCGCACTGCGCAACCGCTGGCGCCGCCAGCAGCTGCCCGAGGGCCTGCGTCAGGAAGTCACGCCCAAGAATATTCTGATGATCGGCCCGACCGGCGTGGGCAAGACCGAGATCGCACGCCGGCTGGCGAAGCTGGCGAATGCGCCCTTCATCAAGATCGAGGCGACCAAATTTACCGAAGTGGGCTATGTCGGCCGCGATGTGGAGTCGATCGTGCGCGATCTGGTTGATGCCGCGATCAAGCTGGCCCGCGAGACGGAAAAGACCAAGGTGCGTCATCGTGCCGAGGAAGCGGCCGAGGAACGCATCCTCGATGCGCTGCTGCCGCGCGCGCGCAGCGACTTCCTGTCGGAGCCGGATGTGTCCTCGCCCGGCGAGGGCGCGACCCGGCAGAAATTCCGTCAGCGGCTGCGCGACGGCGAGCTGGACGAGCGCGAAATCGAGATCGAGCTGTCCGCCATGGGGGCCGGCGTTGAAATCATGACACCGCCCGGCATGGAGGAGATGGCCAGCCAGCTGCAGGGACTGTTCCAGAATCTCTCCGGCGGCCGCAGCCAGCGGCGCAAGCTGCGTATCCGCGAGGCCCGCAGTCTGTTGATCGAGGAAGAGGCGCAGCGGCTGATCAACGACGAGGAACTCAAGCTGCAGGCGGTGCGCGAGGTCGAGCAGAACGGCATCGTGTTCCTGGACGAACTGGACAAGGTGGCGCGGCGGGGCGAGCACGGCGGCACCGACGTGTCGCGCGAGGGCGTGCAGCGCGATCTGTTGCCGCTGGTCGAGGGCAGTACGGTCAGCACCAAGTACGGCAGCGTGCGTACCGACCACATCCTGTTTATCGCCTCCGGCGCGTTCCATCTGTCCAAGCCTTCGGATCTGATCCCGGAGCTGCAGGGACGTCTGCCGATTCGCGTCGAGCTGGACGCGCTGACCGCCGACGACTTCGTGCGTATCCTCACCGAGCCGGATGCCTCATTGGTGGAACAGTACACGGCACTGCTGGCGACCGAGGGGCTGACGGTCGAATTCACGCCGGAGGCGGTGCGCCGCATCGGCGCGATCGCCTTCGAGGTCAACGAGCGGACCGAGAACATCGGCGCCCGCCGCCTGCACACCGTGATGGAGCGTCTGCTGGAGGACCTCTCGTACGATGCGCCGGATCGCCATGGCGAGCATCTGGTGATCGATGCCAAGGACGTTGACGAGGCACTCGGCGAACTGGCTGTCGACGAGGATCTGAGCCGCTACATTCTCTAG
- the hslV gene encoding ATP-dependent protease subunit HslV, translating to MEQYRGTTILSVRREGQVTMGGDGQVTLGNTIMKGNARKVRRLYHDRILAGFAGGTADAFTLFERFEGQLERHGGNMTRAAVELAKDWRSDRALRRLEALLAVADREVSLIISGNGDVIEPEGGLIAIGSGGAFAQAAARALLEGSAHDAREVTERALNIAADICIYTNRNLTIETLDE from the coding sequence ATGGAGCAATACCGCGGTACGACAATTCTCTCGGTGCGACGCGAGGGGCAGGTCACCATGGGCGGCGACGGCCAGGTGACGCTGGGCAACACCATCATGAAGGGCAACGCGCGCAAGGTCCGGCGGCTCTATCACGACCGCATCCTGGCCGGTTTCGCCGGCGGTACGGCCGACGCTTTCACCTTGTTCGAACGTTTCGAGGGCCAGCTCGAACGGCATGGCGGCAACATGACCCGCGCGGCCGTCGAACTGGCCAAGGACTGGCGCAGCGACCGCGCGCTGCGGCGTCTGGAGGCGCTGCTCGCGGTGGCCGACCGCGAAGTGTCGCTGATCATTTCCGGCAATGGCGACGTGATCGAACCCGAGGGCGGCCTGATCGCCATCGGCTCGGGCGGCGCCTTCGCACAGGCCGCAGCCCGCGCGCTGCTCGAAGGCAGCGCGCACGATGCGCGCGAAGTGACCGAGCGCGCCTTGAATATCGCCGCCGACATCTGCATTTATACGAATCGCAATCTGACCATCGAAACGCTGGACGAGTGA
- the xerC gene encoding tyrosine recombinase XerC: MSESAVEAYLDALSGQRQYSPHSVAAYRRDLLLYQAFLDARGRTAAVATAQDVREFIAGEHRKGRSATTLQRRLSAIRGFHHFLLAEGLATQHPALDLRAPKSQRRLPEVLAPEQLGQLLAKRKDDPLAVRDRAMFELMYSSGLRLAESVTLDLIDLDLGGGMVRVIGKGRKTRDVPVGRQARAALVDWLRARAELAAPGERAVFVGRGGKRLGERAVQQRLTRLARESGLDVPLHPHLLRHAFASHMLESSGDLRAVQELLGHANISTTQVYTHLDFQHLSSVYDQAHPRARRRKTPE, from the coding sequence GTGAGCGAATCCGCGGTCGAGGCCTATCTCGACGCGTTGTCGGGTCAGCGCCAGTATTCGCCGCACAGCGTCGCCGCCTACCGCCGCGATCTCCTGCTCTACCAGGCTTTTCTGGATGCGCGCGGGCGTACGGCGGCCGTGGCCACGGCCCAGGATGTGCGCGAATTCATTGCCGGCGAGCATCGCAAGGGGCGTAGCGCCACCACATTGCAACGGCGGCTTTCGGCGATTCGGGGGTTCCACCATTTTTTGCTGGCCGAAGGCCTGGCGACCCAGCATCCTGCGTTGGACCTGCGCGCGCCCAAGAGCCAGAGGCGCCTGCCCGAGGTGCTCGCGCCGGAGCAGCTCGGGCAATTGCTGGCGAAGCGCAAAGACGATCCGCTCGCCGTGCGCGACCGGGCGATGTTCGAATTGATGTATTCCTCCGGACTGCGCCTGGCCGAAAGCGTGACCCTCGATCTGATCGATCTCGATCTGGGCGGCGGCATGGTCCGGGTCATCGGCAAGGGCCGCAAGACGCGTGACGTGCCGGTCGGGCGTCAGGCGCGCGCGGCGCTCGTTGACTGGCTGCGCGCACGCGCCGAACTGGCCGCGCCAGGCGAGCGGGCGGTGTTCGTCGGCCGCGGCGGCAAGCGATTGGGCGAACGCGCTGTACAGCAGCGATTGACCCGCCTGGCGCGTGAAAGCGGCCTCGACGTGCCGCTGCACCCGCATCTGCTGCGCCATGCCTTCGCCAGCCACATGCTCGAATCCTCCGGGGATCTGCGTGCGGTACAGGAGCTGTTGGGCCACGCCAATATCTCCACCACGCAGGTCTATACCCACCTCGATTTTCAGCACCTGTCTTCGGTCTACGACCAGGCGCATCCGCGTGCGCGTCGACGCAAGACGCCGGAGTAG
- a CDS encoding DUF484 family protein — translation MTRQTTSEPCQDPLSETEVADYLRAHPDFFARHLSLLEVLRLPHPTHGAVSLVERQTAVLRERNRQTERKLKELIQLARENEQLSANLHRLGLGLLQADSLDSVLATTREQLCDEFKADEVVVRLIGTEAAGAPYASPADDPGLAHFSGLFEHRRPICGRAERAQLDWLFGGEVADSLGSAVLIPLVDTQPLGVLALGSRDTARFHPSMGTLFLGYLGELVGAAVSNRLGRT, via the coding sequence ATGACCCGACAAACGACCAGCGAACCCTGCCAGGATCCCCTGAGCGAGACCGAGGTGGCGGATTACCTGCGCGCGCATCCGGATTTCTTTGCGCGCCATCTGTCCCTGCTCGAGGTGCTGCGCCTGCCCCACCCCACGCATGGCGCGGTGTCGCTGGTCGAGCGGCAGACGGCGGTACTGCGCGAACGCAACCGCCAGACCGAACGCAAGCTCAAGGAGCTGATCCAGCTCGCGCGCGAGAACGAGCAGCTCAGCGCCAATCTGCATCGGCTGGGGCTGGGCCTGCTGCAGGCGGACAGTCTCGACAGCGTGCTGGCGACCACGCGCGAACAGCTTTGCGACGAATTCAAGGCCGACGAGGTGGTGGTCCGTCTGATCGGCACCGAGGCGGCCGGCGCGCCTTACGCCAGCCCGGCGGACGATCCCGGTCTGGCGCATTTCTCCGGCCTGTTCGAACATCGCCGCCCGATTTGCGGGCGCGCCGAGCGCGCGCAGCTCGACTGGCTGTTCGGGGGTGAAGTGGCCGACAGTCTGGGATCGGCCGTGCTGATTCCGCTGGTCGATACCCAGCCGCTGGGGGTGCTCGCGCTCGGCAGCCGCGACACGGCGCGCTTTCATCCGAGCATGGGCACCTTGTTCCTCGGCTATCTGGGCGAGCTCGTGGGCGCCGCGGTGAGCAATCGGCTCGGGCGCACGTGA
- the dapF gene encoding diaminopimelate epimerase: protein MEHKGLRFTKMHGLGNDFVVIDAINQHFDPTPENVRRLADRHRGIGCDQLLLVEPAEGGEADFRYRIFNADGGEVGQCGNGARCFARFVVDHGLASGPEIRVETISGPMRLRLEPDGPVCVDMGVPRFEPAEIPFDAPARTKSYALEVGGEQYEIGAVSMGNPHAVLRVDDVDEAPVARLGPLIEAHPRFPQRVNVGFMQIVSPRHVRLRVFERGAGETQACGSGACAAVAIGRDRGWLEEAVAVDLTGGGLMIRWEGEGKSLRMTGPATTVYEGRVA, encoded by the coding sequence ATGGAACACAAGGGCCTGAGATTCACCAAGATGCATGGCCTCGGCAACGACTTCGTCGTCATCGACGCCATCAACCAGCATTTCGATCCGACGCCGGAAAACGTGCGCAGGCTGGCCGACCGTCATCGCGGCATCGGCTGCGACCAGCTGCTGCTGGTGGAACCGGCGGAGGGCGGCGAGGCCGACTTTCGCTACCGTATCTTCAATGCCGACGGCGGCGAGGTGGGCCAGTGCGGCAATGGCGCGCGCTGTTTCGCCCGTTTCGTCGTCGATCACGGGTTGGCGAGCGGCCCGGAGATCCGGGTCGAGACGATCAGCGGCCCGATGCGGCTACGGCTGGAGCCGGACGGCCCGGTGTGCGTGGACATGGGCGTGCCCCGGTTCGAGCCCGCCGAGATACCCTTCGACGCGCCGGCGCGCACGAAAAGCTATGCCCTGGAGGTCGGCGGCGAACAGTACGAGATCGGTGCGGTCTCCATGGGCAACCCGCATGCGGTACTGCGCGTGGACGATGTCGACGAGGCGCCGGTGGCACGGCTCGGGCCGCTGATCGAGGCGCACCCACGCTTCCCGCAACGCGTCAACGTGGGCTTCATGCAAATCGTGTCGCCGCGGCATGTCCGGCTGCGCGTATTCGAGCGTGGCGCGGGCGAAACGCAGGCCTGCGGCAGCGGTGCCTGCGCGGCGGTGGCGATCGGCCGCGATCGCGGCTGGCTGGAGGAGGCCGTGGCGGTTGACCTGACCGGCGGTGGGCTTATGATTAGATGGGAGGGCGAGGGCAAATCTCTCAGAATGACCGGCCCCGCCACCACCGTTTACGAAGGGCGTGTGGCCTGA
- a CDS encoding sulfurtransferase TusA family protein, giving the protein MTTANKELDARGLNCPLPILRTKKAINELSSGETLKVIATDPGAVKDFEAFCKQTGNELVEHSEAGGEFTFLLRKS; this is encoded by the coding sequence ATGACGACTGCTAACAAGGAACTGGATGCCCGCGGCCTGAACTGCCCGCTGCCGATTCTGCGCACCAAGAAGGCCATCAACGAGCTGAGTTCCGGCGAAACCCTGAAAGTGATCGCCACCGATCCGGGCGCGGTCAAGGATTTCGAGGCCTTCTGCAAGCAGACCGGCAACGAGCTGGTCGAGCACAGCGAGGCCGGCGGCGAGTTCACCTTCCTGCTGCGCAAGTCCTGA
- a CDS encoding class I SAM-dependent methyltransferase, whose translation MQRIPEPELMLDEAQAKAYAEADFEAPHTRVIELFRESFPDWSGSGDVLDLGCGPGDISLRFAAAYPRCRVDGIDGSEAMMAAGRARIEHAGLADRVHLHKALLPADRAPMPRYDAVISNSLLHHLHDPQVLWTAVKRYAAPGAPVFVVDLLRPRSREQALAMRDRYAAGEPAVLQEDFYNSLCAAFTLDEIGEQLREAGLEGFAVRAVSDRHCVIHGRGR comes from the coding sequence ATGCAGCGCATCCCCGAGCCGGAGCTGATGCTGGACGAAGCCCAGGCGAAGGCTTACGCCGAAGCCGATTTCGAGGCGCCGCACACGCGCGTGATCGAGCTGTTCCGCGAATCATTCCCCGATTGGTCCGGCAGCGGCGACGTGCTCGACCTCGGTTGCGGGCCAGGAGATATCAGCTTGCGCTTCGCGGCCGCCTATCCGCGCTGCCGGGTGGACGGCATCGACGGTTCGGAGGCGATGATGGCGGCGGGGCGCGCGCGCATCGAGCACGCCGGACTGGCAGACCGCGTGCATCTGCACAAGGCGCTGCTGCCGGCGGACAGGGCGCCGATGCCGCGTTACGACGCGGTCATCTCCAACAGCCTGTTGCACCACCTGCACGACCCGCAGGTATTGTGGACTGCCGTGAAGCGCTATGCGGCGCCGGGCGCGCCGGTGTTCGTCGTGGATCTGCTGCGTCCGCGAAGTCGCGAGCAGGCGCTGGCGATGCGCGACCGGTATGCGGCGGGCGAGCCTGCGGTGTTGCAGGAGGATTTCTACAACTCTCTATGCGCGGCGTTCACGCTCGACGAAATCGGCGAACAGCTGCGTGAGGCGGGGCTGGAGGGATTCGCGGTGCGCGCGGTCAGCGACCGGCATTGCGTGATCCACGGCCGGGGCCGTTAA
- the lysA gene encoding diaminopimelate decarboxylase, with amino-acid sequence MDHFVYREGVLSAESVFLEEIAARFGTPCYVYSRATLERHWRAFDEALGEHPHLICYAVKANGNLAVLNLLARLGSGFDIVSVGELERVLRAGGDPARVVFSGIGKQAHEMRRALEVGIRCFNVESAPELERLNDVAGALGLRAPVSLRVNPDVDAGTHPYIATGLKENKFGIDIESAPAVYRRAAALPHLDVVGVDCHIGSQLTRLAPFQDALDRVLALVEALQAEGMVIRHLDLGGGLGIRYREETPPSPAEYAAALKARIGDRPLEILLEPGRAIVGNAGVLLTRVEYLKTTAHKRFAIVDAAMNDLLRPSLYQGWHEIVPVRPRTGETSLYDVVGPVCETGDFLGKERALDLAEGDILAVRSAGAYGFSMSSNYNARPRPPEVMVDGPQAYQVRARESLDQLMAGETCLPDDGA; translated from the coding sequence ATGGATCATTTCGTCTATCGGGAGGGCGTACTGAGCGCCGAGTCCGTGTTCCTGGAGGAAATAGCCGCCCGTTTCGGCACGCCCTGCTACGTCTATTCCAGGGCCACGCTGGAACGTCACTGGCGGGCCTTCGACGAAGCGCTCGGCGAGCACCCGCATCTGATCTGCTACGCGGTCAAGGCCAACGGCAACCTGGCCGTGCTCAATCTGCTGGCGCGTCTGGGTTCGGGTTTCGACATCGTGTCCGTGGGTGAACTGGAGCGGGTGCTGAGAGCCGGCGGCGACCCGGCGCGGGTCGTGTTTTCTGGCATCGGCAAGCAGGCGCACGAAATGCGCCGCGCGCTGGAAGTTGGCATCCGCTGCTTCAACGTCGAATCGGCGCCCGAGCTGGAAAGACTCAACGACGTGGCCGGCGCGCTCGGTCTGCGGGCGCCGGTATCGTTGCGCGTGAATCCCGACGTGGACGCCGGCACGCACCCGTACATCGCCACGGGGCTCAAGGAGAACAAGTTCGGCATCGATATCGAATCCGCGCCGGCCGTTTACCGTCGCGCAGCCGCCCTGCCGCATCTCGACGTGGTCGGCGTGGACTGTCATATCGGTTCCCAGCTGACCCGGCTGGCGCCGTTCCAGGACGCGCTCGACCGCGTGCTGGCGCTGGTCGAGGCGCTGCAGGCCGAGGGCATGGTCATTCGCCACCTCGATCTCGGCGGCGGGCTGGGTATCCGCTACCGCGAGGAGACGCCGCCGTCGCCGGCGGAATACGCCGCCGCGCTCAAGGCGCGCATCGGTGACCGGCCGCTGGAAATCCTGCTGGAGCCTGGGCGCGCCATCGTCGGCAATGCCGGCGTGTTGCTGACGCGGGTGGAGTACCTCAAGACGACGGCGCACAAGCGATTCGCCATCGTCGACGCGGCGATGAACGACCTGCTGCGGCCGTCGTTGTATCAGGGCTGGCACGAAATCGTGCCGGTGCGGCCGCGCACGGGCGAGACGTCGCTCTACGATGTGGTCGGCCCGGTGTGCGAAACCGGCGACTTCCTCGGCAAGGAGCGCGCGCTGGATCTCGCCGAGGGCGATATCCTGGCCGTGCGCAGCGCCGGCGCCTACGGATTCTCGATGAGCTCGAACTACAATGCGCGTCCGCGGCCGCCGGAGGTGATGGTCGACGGACCACAGGCCTATCAGGTCCGCGCCCGCGAATCCCTCGACCAGCTGATGGCGGGCGAGACCTGCCTGCCTGACGACGGAGCCTGA
- the lptM gene encoding LPS translocon maturation chaperone LptM, whose product MRAPCAVGGGRLREPIRVRGACCYTRARFGATSRSFPMMPFCLRRLLPFACAILLCAALSGCGHKGPLYLPSNQGATQPAAGS is encoded by the coding sequence ATGCGGGCTCCATGCGCAGTGGGCGGCGGGCGGTTGCGCGAACCGATCCGTGTCCGGGGTGCGTGCTGTTATACTCGTGCGCGTTTCGGCGCCACCTCAAGGTCTTTTCCGATGATGCCATTCTGCCTGCGGCGGCTGTTGCCGTTCGCCTGTGCGATCCTGCTGTGCGCGGCGCTGTCCGGCTGTGGCCACAAGGGACCGCTTTACCTGCCCTCGAACCAGGGCGCCACGCAGCCAGCCGCCGGGAGCTAG
- a CDS encoding alpha/beta hydrolase, which produces MPPSLDYVESGPTQGHRHTCVWLHGLGADGNDLKPFADALNLPARHTIRQVFPHAPLRHIALWGDVPLRAWYRFASLDFGRGEHAGDIRSATALVETLLIRERNALPASGRLVVGGFSQGGLIALAAGLAGNVPVDGVAALSTYQWSASMPAQPSPPVFMAHGDADSVIPIAIGRASAQRLASQGVAVDWREYAMAHAICQPEIGDLAGWLGARLKD; this is translated from the coding sequence ATGCCCCCCAGCCTTGATTACGTCGAATCCGGTCCCACGCAGGGACACCGCCACACCTGCGTCTGGCTGCATGGGCTGGGCGCCGACGGCAACGACCTGAAGCCCTTTGCCGATGCGCTGAATCTGCCGGCGCGACATACGATACGGCAGGTCTTCCCGCACGCGCCGCTGCGTCACATCGCGCTCTGGGGCGATGTCCCGCTGCGCGCCTGGTATCGTTTCGCCAGCCTGGATTTCGGTCGCGGCGAGCATGCCGGCGACATCCGCAGCGCGACCGCGCTCGTCGAAACCCTGCTGATTCGCGAGCGCAACGCCCTGCCCGCGAGCGGCCGTCTGGTCGTCGGCGGCTTCTCCCAGGGCGGCCTCATCGCGCTGGCCGCCGGCCTGGCGGGCAACGTGCCGGTGGATGGCGTGGCCGCCCTGTCGACCTATCAGTGGTCGGCAAGCATGCCGGCGCAGCCTTCGCCGCCGGTCTTCATGGCCCATGGCGACGCCGACTCGGTCATACCGATCGCAATCGGCCGAGCCTCGGCGCAGCGGCTGGCTTCCCAGGGCGTCGCCGTGGACTGGCGCGAATACGCCATGGCGCATGCGATCTGTCAGCCGGAGATCGGCGACCTCGCGGGCTGGCTCGGGGCGCGACTGAAAGACTGA
- a CDS encoding DUF2905 domain-containing protein, translating to MAKALIALGAVLIVAGLAWPWLARLGLGRLPGDFVFRREGFVFYFPLTTSIVVSLVISLLIWLFRK from the coding sequence ATGGCGAAGGCGCTGATCGCGCTTGGCGCCGTCCTGATCGTCGCGGGGCTCGCCTGGCCCTGGCTCGCCCGGCTGGGCCTGGGCCGTCTGCCCGGCGATTTCGTGTTCCGCCGCGAGGGTTTCGTCTTCTATTTTCCGCTGACCACCTCGATCGTGGTCAGTCTGGTGATCTCGCTGCTGATCTGGCTGTTCAGGAAATAG